A stretch of Brassica napus cultivar Da-Ae chromosome C6, Da-Ae, whole genome shotgun sequence DNA encodes these proteins:
- the LOC106351572 gene encoding WAT1-related protein At1g70260-like has protein sequence MEVKGRKETFVPFVSMVIMEACTIALTIMAKTAITGGMSPFVFVVYTNAFGSILLLPFSFFFHRNDRTEESIFSRPLLVRVFFLGFTGIFLFQNLAFVGLSFSSPIVVCAMGLLIPSFSFLLNLILGRSKLDWRNTSTRAKVLGTIMSFSGAFVEEMYKGPFIRPASSPSPTRLLKSIPKLLVYYTIPNNWFLGCIFLAAAFFSVSLFNVIQTGTVKKYPHVMKVASFYSIVGTIQCIIFSLFMERDLSAWKIEPNFDLFLIIATGIFGNVIRPSIQVKCAQMKGPYYVPLFKPFGIFWATVFGTSFFVNSLRYGNVLGAAIGGVGYYSVSWGQLKETEEKQNPMEERKAIKPMHLHEEDENKAPLLINQEESPV, from the exons ATGGAGGTGAAGGGTAGAAAGGAAACGTTTGTGCCGTTTGTGTCAATGGTGATAATGGAGGCATGCACCATTGCTCTTACGATAATGGCCAAAACGGCTATAACGGGAGGGATGAGTCCTTTTGTGTTCGTTGTGTACACAAATGCTTTCGGATCTATTCTTTTgcttcctttttctttcttcttccacaGGAATGACAG AACTGAAGAATCTATCTTTTCTCGGCCACTCCTCGTCCGTGTGTTCTTTTTAGGTTTCACCGG GATATTTCTGTTCCAAAACTTGGCATTTGTGGGACTAAGCTTCAGCTCACCCATAGTGGTATGTGCAATGGGATTACTCATTCCTTCCTTCTCCTTCTTGCTCAACCTTATTCTTGG AAGGAGCAAGCTGGATTGGAGAAACACGAGCACGAGGGCTAAAGTGTTGGGAACAATAATGTCATTTAGTGGAGCATTTGTTGAAGAAATGTACAAAGGTCCCTTCATAAGACCAGCTTCGTCTCCTTCCCCAACTCGTCTTCTTAAATCGATCCCTAAACTCTTGGTCTACTACACCATCCCCAACAATTGGTTCCTCGGCTGTATCTTTTTGGCCGCCGCTTTTTTTTCTGTCTCCCTCTTCAATGTTATTCAG ACAGGGACGGTCAAAAAGTATCCACACGTTATGAAAGTGGCTTCGTTTTACAGCATAGTCGGGACTATTCAGTGTATAATATTCTCGTTGTTTATGGAAAGAGACCTAAGTGCATGGAAGATCGAACCTAACTTCGATCTTTTCCTCATTATCGCCACg GGAATATTCGGAAATGTGATACGACCAAGCATACAAGTAAAGTGTGCCCAAATGAAAGGACCATATTACGTACCATTATTCAAACCCTTTGGTATCTTTTGGGCAACAGTCTTTGGCACCAGCTTCTTCGTCAACAGTCTTCGCTACGGCAA TGTGTTAGGAGCAGCCATAGGTGGTGTTGGATATTACTCAGTTTCTTGGGGACAACTGAAGGAAAccgaagaaaaacaaaatccaaTGGAAGAAAGAAAAGCCATTAAACCTATGCATCTTCACGAAGAAGATGAAAACAAAGCTCCATTGCTTATTAATCAGGAAGAAAGTCCTGTGTga